The proteins below come from a single Beutenbergia cavernae DSM 12333 genomic window:
- a CDS encoding carboxylesterase/lipase family protein yields the protein MTAVTGALARHPEARPVARTESGEVAGVVRATRFGPAISWRAIPYAAPPTGQLRFAAPRPPLAWDGVRPATVRGPQAPQPNPLLPPQLAPIFGSRGANHEDCLTLDVHVPAAAGPHAPGAAPSVAADLDGPHPVLVWIHGGGFETGTAGDFDGALLAARGRIVVVAINYRLGMLGFGNMLDVVGERDGIGAPHERVATNVGLRDQIRALEWVRDNIGGMGGDPDRVTIAGESAGACSVSLLMQITAARGLFHQAIAQSGSANMATDRDDAARLAREFCAQVGASREDPSSLWTAPIAEVLRAELVVSQARPSAITCRPWLDGDLLPDDYAGLARAGDEPSAVAFLSGHNREEHTFFRRFARGQFPTTRAAIAVALDDAVGPVRAAELLALYPDDDAGLTALGTDLAFTMPGIQHSDRQARSANVWRYRLDYRSPAFGLGAFHGLDVLLLWPQRSLTRLLVLGRDPSGPELADRMQRHWAHFVAHGTPDPDLAPDWTAYDPRNRTTMLFGADDVVASDPERGRREVWGEQEFFIY from the coding sequence GTGACGGCGGTGACGGGGGCCCTGGCGCGCCACCCGGAGGCGCGGCCCGTCGCACGGACGGAGTCCGGCGAGGTGGCCGGCGTGGTCCGGGCGACGCGCTTCGGCCCCGCGATCTCGTGGCGCGCCATCCCGTACGCCGCACCGCCGACCGGGCAGCTCCGGTTCGCGGCGCCCCGGCCGCCCCTGGCGTGGGACGGCGTCCGGCCGGCCACGGTGCGCGGCCCGCAGGCGCCCCAGCCGAACCCGCTCCTGCCCCCACAGCTCGCCCCGATCTTCGGCAGCCGCGGGGCGAACCACGAGGACTGCCTGACGCTCGACGTCCACGTCCCGGCGGCGGCCGGACCCCACGCACCGGGCGCCGCGCCGTCGGTCGCCGCCGACCTCGACGGCCCGCACCCCGTGCTCGTGTGGATCCACGGCGGCGGATTCGAGACGGGCACGGCCGGCGACTTCGACGGCGCCCTGCTCGCGGCGCGCGGACGGATCGTCGTCGTGGCGATCAACTACCGGCTCGGGATGCTCGGGTTCGGGAACATGCTCGACGTCGTCGGGGAGCGGGACGGGATCGGCGCACCCCACGAGCGGGTCGCCACGAACGTCGGGCTGCGCGACCAGATCCGCGCGCTCGAGTGGGTGCGCGACAACATCGGCGGCATGGGCGGCGACCCGGATCGCGTGACGATCGCCGGGGAGTCCGCCGGGGCGTGCTCGGTGTCCCTGCTCATGCAGATCACCGCCGCGCGCGGCTTGTTCCACCAAGCGATCGCCCAGTCCGGCTCCGCGAACATGGCCACCGACCGCGACGACGCCGCCCGGCTCGCGCGCGAGTTCTGTGCGCAGGTCGGGGCGAGCCGGGAGGACCCGTCGTCGCTGTGGACGGCGCCGATCGCGGAGGTCCTGCGCGCCGAGCTCGTGGTGTCGCAGGCGCGCCCGTCCGCGATCACGTGCCGCCCGTGGCTGGACGGCGACCTGCTGCCCGACGACTACGCCGGCCTCGCCCGGGCGGGCGACGAGCCGTCCGCCGTCGCCTTCCTGTCGGGCCACAACCGGGAGGAGCACACGTTCTTCCGCCGGTTCGCCCGCGGCCAGTTCCCGACGACGCGCGCCGCGATCGCCGTCGCCCTCGACGACGCGGTGGGTCCCGTGCGGGCCGCCGAGCTGCTCGCGCTGTACCCGGACGACGACGCCGGGCTGACGGCCCTCGGCACCGATCTCGCGTTCACGATGCCCGGCATCCAGCACTCGGACCGGCAGGCCCGGTCGGCGAACGTCTGGCGGTACCGGCTCGACTACCGCTCGCCGGCGTTCGGGCTCGGGGCGTTCCATGGCCTCGACGTGCTGCTGCTGTGGCCGCAGCGCTCCCTCACCCGGCTGCTCGTGCTCGGCCGCGACCCGTCCGGCCCTGAGCTCGCCGACCGGATGCAGCGGCACTGGGCGCACTTCGTCGCCCACGGCACGCCGGACCCGGACCTCGCCCCGGACTGGACGGCCTACGACCCGCGGAACCGCACCACGATGCTCTTCGGGGCGGACGACGTCGTCGCCTCCGATCCCGAGCGCGGGCGCCGCGAGGTGTGGGGAGAGCAGGAGTTCTTCATCTACTGA
- a CDS encoding FadR/GntR family transcriptional regulator: MALTDRAILQIKDMIVTGELAPGDRLPPEKELAERLGLSRSSMREAVKALEMIRVLDVRRGDGTYVTSLEPRLLLEAMSFVVDLHDDDSVLEIFAVRRILEPAATAMAARRIAPDDVAALRELLGAIGDDADVESLVAHDLAFHGTLVAAAGNSYLASLVDTLSSDTMRARVWRGLTQQGAVPRTLAEHRAILDAVERGDADLAHALAVAHIGGIEQWLADAARRR, translated from the coding sequence ATGGCGCTCACCGACCGAGCGATCCTGCAGATCAAGGACATGATCGTCACGGGTGAGCTCGCCCCGGGCGACCGGCTGCCCCCCGAGAAGGAGCTCGCCGAGCGGCTCGGTCTGTCCCGCAGCTCGATGCGGGAGGCGGTGAAGGCGCTCGAGATGATCCGGGTGCTCGACGTCCGCCGTGGCGACGGCACCTACGTCACGAGCCTGGAGCCGCGCCTGCTGCTGGAGGCGATGTCGTTCGTCGTCGACCTCCACGACGACGACTCCGTGCTCGAGATCTTCGCCGTCCGGCGCATCCTCGAGCCGGCGGCGACGGCGATGGCGGCGCGGCGCATCGCTCCCGACGACGTCGCCGCGCTGCGTGAGCTGCTCGGCGCGATCGGGGACGACGCCGACGTCGAGAGCCTGGTCGCGCACGACCTCGCCTTCCACGGCACGCTCGTGGCCGCGGCGGGCAACTCCTACCTCGCGAGCCTCGTGGACACGCTGTCCAGCGACACGATGCGCGCCCGCGTGTGGCGCGGCCTGACGCAGCAGGGTGCGGTGCCGCGCACGCTCGCCGAGCACCGCGCGATCCTCGACGCCGTCGAGCGCGGCGACGCCGACCTGGCCCACGCTCTCGCCGTCGCCCACATCGGCGGCATCGAGCAGTGGCTCGCCGACGCCGCCCGGCGGCGCTGA
- a CDS encoding serine hydrolase domain-containing protein, whose protein sequence is MTPDAPPALATLARETADAVVAGRLAPAAIVAIRTPAGEAVAAAGAQTYDDGAPLVDADAVVDLASLTKAYVATTVLTLAERGVLDMDAPVSPLLAVGRGEDADAITLRHLLTHTSGLPAVSFAWRDVEGEALFDAVLASDLEAAPGERFTYSCLGYVAAGRLAEIATGRPLADLVAELVAVPVGARTLQYGPVGDGAAVLPTEVEPHRGLVRGAVHDEMAHAFGRPVGNAGLFGTAADLLALGGGLLGDGGISPAVVAALSTDALGPLGTRDLPGYGQSLGLRIGDAGFMGGVDGVGHTGFTGTSLVVDRERGTVAVLLTNRVHPSRERSDVGPSRAALADAVALLADGAGAGAVTAERG, encoded by the coding sequence GTGACACCCGACGCACCCCCCGCTCTGGCGACCCTCGCCCGCGAGACGGCGGACGCCGTCGTCGCCGGCCGCCTCGCACCTGCCGCGATCGTCGCGATCCGCACGCCCGCCGGCGAGGCGGTGGCCGCGGCCGGGGCGCAGACGTACGACGACGGCGCCCCGCTCGTCGACGCGGATGCGGTCGTCGACCTCGCCTCGCTCACGAAGGCGTACGTCGCGACGACGGTGCTCACCCTGGCGGAGCGCGGCGTGCTCGACATGGACGCGCCAGTGAGCCCGCTTCTCGCCGTCGGCCGGGGCGAGGACGCGGACGCGATCACGCTGCGGCACCTGCTGACGCACACCTCGGGTCTGCCCGCCGTGAGCTTCGCGTGGCGGGACGTCGAGGGGGAGGCGCTGTTCGACGCCGTCCTCGCCTCGGACCTCGAGGCCGCTCCGGGCGAGCGGTTCACGTACTCGTGCCTGGGGTACGTCGCGGCCGGGCGCCTCGCCGAGATCGCGACCGGGCGGCCGCTCGCGGATCTCGTGGCGGAGCTCGTCGCCGTCCCGGTGGGCGCCCGGACCCTGCAGTACGGCCCGGTCGGCGACGGCGCGGCGGTGCTGCCCACCGAGGTGGAGCCGCACCGCGGGCTGGTCCGGGGCGCGGTGCACGACGAGATGGCGCACGCGTTCGGCCGGCCGGTCGGGAACGCCGGCCTGTTCGGCACGGCGGCGGACCTGCTGGCGCTCGGCGGGGGCCTGCTCGGGGACGGCGGGATCTCGCCCGCGGTCGTGGCGGCGCTGAGCACCGACGCGCTGGGCCCGCTCGGCACCCGCGACCTGCCCGGGTACGGCCAGTCGCTCGGGCTGCGGATCGGCGACGCCGGCTTCATGGGCGGGGTCGACGGCGTCGGGCACACCGGCTTCACGGGCACGTCCCTCGTCGTGGACCGCGAGCGCGGAACTGTCGCCGTCCTCCTCACGAACCGGGTGCACCCGAGCCGCGAGCGGTCCGACGTCGGCCCCTCGCGCGCCGCGCTCGCCGACGCCGTCGCCCTCCTCGCCGACGGCGCCGGCGCCGGCGCCGTCACCGCCGAGCGGGGCTGA
- a CDS encoding GrpB family protein, with translation MPFPDEVAPVRVVPARAGWAAEGSELVASLDRALGPLAVAVDHIGSTSVPGLPAKDCLDAMVRASDLDGVADRLVALGYRLRPEPWNAEDVTWGEAWPKRVLAPAVGARRCNVHVRLPGSGSARYALLFRDYLRADAEARDAWGRFKLRLAASVPDIAGYGQIKQPATEVLMRGAEGWATRVGWTENRSEG, from the coding sequence ATGCCGTTTCCCGATGAGGTGGCCCCCGTGCGCGTCGTCCCGGCTCGCGCGGGATGGGCGGCCGAGGGCTCCGAGCTCGTGGCGTCGCTCGACCGCGCGCTCGGGCCGCTCGCGGTCGCCGTCGACCACATCGGCTCGACATCCGTGCCGGGGCTGCCCGCCAAGGACTGCCTCGATGCGATGGTGCGCGCGTCCGACCTCGACGGCGTCGCCGACCGTCTCGTGGCGCTCGGCTACCGCCTGCGGCCCGAGCCGTGGAACGCCGAGGACGTCACGTGGGGCGAGGCGTGGCCGAAGCGCGTGCTGGCCCCCGCCGTCGGCGCACGCAGGTGCAACGTCCACGTGCGGCTGCCCGGGTCCGGCAGCGCCCGCTACGCGCTGCTCTTCCGCGACTACCTGCGCGCCGACGCCGAGGCCCGCGACGCCTGGGGGCGGTTCAAGCTCCGCCTCGCCGCGAGCGTGCCCGACATCGCCGGCTACGGCCAGATCAAGCAGCCAGCGACGGAGGTGCTGATGCGCGGCGCTGAGGGGTGGGCGACGCGGGTCGGCTGGACGGAGAACAGGTCGGAGGGCTGA
- a CDS encoding extracellular solute-binding protein, which produces MSTHPSVRTITPDFARRTFLGLSGASALAVTLAACGEGGGGGGPQAREEVELALPTYAAPPEVPGGIVSDVEGMPVMFTEPFQEYFDSVEAPPLSGGEVSTFQVLWGAPPRDKPDNEYWVELEERLGGTFAPTLVAFDTYNEKMATTIASGDIPDLLFVQDSNAVAAKAIDDGVFADLSEVLAGDNILEWPNLANVGTNAWKASAKNGHIFGVPNEDPYISQFPAIRWDAMEAAGFDEMPEDAEGFLEMMTAIAELGELHGKPIYGIGAFEGRAQAMVEQMFRAGTTWQLDGDGNLINIIETDVYEQVLDFQNRMWQAGVYHPDALALASQGNQAAEMFTNGQSCIWTDAFQGFFGSQILNDVAELTPGAEARLFVPPAFDSGDIVVQRNDGYWGMVAISAKAAEDPERLKELLGVINYWRAPDASTEARFIHSGVEGWNWDLGDNNELVGIDDPAAQADRAALQWLGAFKSPSYTIAENNLPYVDNFREVAETLIPLSVPNVTVGLYNEAVGANGAAMSEVDTDYRGGIVSGRMPLSALEDYREAWRAAGGDAVRDEYQAALDAQA; this is translated from the coding sequence ATGTCCACGCACCCCAGCGTCCGCACGATCACCCCCGACTTCGCGCGCCGCACGTTCCTCGGCCTCTCGGGCGCGAGCGCCCTCGCTGTCACGCTCGCCGCCTGCGGCGAGGGCGGCGGCGGCGGGGGACCCCAGGCGCGCGAGGAGGTCGAGCTCGCGCTCCCCACCTACGCCGCGCCGCCGGAGGTCCCGGGAGGCATCGTGAGCGACGTCGAGGGCATGCCGGTCATGTTCACCGAGCCGTTCCAGGAGTACTTCGACTCCGTGGAGGCACCGCCGCTGTCCGGGGGCGAGGTGTCGACGTTCCAGGTGCTGTGGGGCGCCCCGCCCCGCGACAAGCCGGACAACGAGTACTGGGTCGAGCTCGAGGAGCGACTCGGCGGGACGTTCGCCCCCACCCTCGTCGCGTTCGACACCTACAACGAGAAGATGGCCACGACCATCGCGAGCGGCGACATCCCGGACCTCCTGTTCGTCCAGGACTCGAACGCCGTGGCGGCGAAGGCGATCGACGACGGCGTGTTCGCCGACCTGTCCGAGGTGCTCGCCGGCGACAACATCCTCGAGTGGCCGAACCTCGCCAACGTCGGCACGAACGCCTGGAAGGCCTCGGCGAAGAACGGCCACATCTTCGGCGTCCCGAACGAGGACCCGTACATCAGCCAGTTCCCCGCGATCCGGTGGGACGCGATGGAGGCGGCCGGCTTCGACGAGATGCCCGAGGACGCCGAGGGCTTCCTCGAGATGATGACGGCGATCGCGGAGCTGGGGGAGCTGCACGGCAAGCCGATCTACGGCATCGGCGCATTCGAGGGCCGCGCCCAGGCGATGGTCGAGCAGATGTTCCGCGCCGGCACCACCTGGCAGCTCGACGGCGACGGCAACCTCATCAACATCATCGAGACCGACGTCTACGAGCAGGTGCTCGACTTCCAGAACCGGATGTGGCAGGCCGGCGTCTACCACCCGGACGCCCTCGCCCTCGCGTCGCAGGGCAACCAGGCCGCGGAGATGTTCACGAACGGGCAGTCGTGCATCTGGACCGACGCGTTCCAGGGGTTCTTCGGCTCGCAGATCCTCAACGACGTCGCCGAGCTGACGCCGGGCGCCGAGGCGCGCCTCTTCGTGCCGCCCGCGTTCGACAGCGGCGACATCGTCGTCCAGCGCAACGACGGCTACTGGGGCATGGTCGCCATCTCCGCGAAGGCCGCCGAGGACCCGGAGCGCCTCAAGGAGCTGCTCGGCGTCATCAACTACTGGCGCGCACCGGACGCGAGCACGGAGGCCCGGTTCATCCACTCCGGCGTCGAGGGCTGGAACTGGGACCTCGGCGACAACAACGAGCTCGTCGGGATCGACGACCCCGCCGCGCAGGCCGACCGGGCAGCCCTCCAGTGGCTCGGGGCGTTCAAGTCGCCGTCGTACACGATCGCCGAGAACAACCTGCCCTACGTCGACAACTTCCGTGAGGTCGCCGAGACCCTCATCCCGCTGTCGGTCCCGAACGTGACGGTCGGCCTCTACAACGAGGCCGTCGGTGCGAACGGCGCCGCCATGAGCGAGGTCGACACCGACTACCGGGGCGGCATCGTGAGCGGCCGCATGCCGCTCAGCGCGCTCGAGGACTACCGCGAGGCGTGGCGGGCAGCGGGTGGCGACGCCGTCCGCGACGAGTACCAGGCCGCGCTGGACGCGCAGGCCTGA
- a CDS encoding ABC transporter permease: protein MAVIETSDRAGAGPSGRADPEPAPEYRLRTRASVWTRMKRERWTYAFIVPGVLFFAVFAYIPLLGNVVAFQDFSPYWGIFNSEWVGFDNFVAMMSDPQFMRALRNTLTISFLQIAFAFPAPILLAILLNSLISDRIKRMVQSIVYLPHFISWVIVISIWQQVLGGAGPVADLFSQIGVDGVNIMSNPDTFKILVTSQVIWKDIGWGTIIFFAAISGIPSELYEAAAADGAGPMRRIWHVTLPGMVPVITLLLILTIGSVLTVGFEQLLLQQPAVGSAAAEVLDTFVYYRGIQGGDWGLATAAGLFKGVIGTILVVAANKFAKRLGTGGLF from the coding sequence ATGGCCGTGATCGAGACGTCCGACCGGGCGGGCGCCGGCCCGTCCGGTCGGGCAGACCCCGAGCCGGCGCCGGAGTACCGCCTCCGCACCCGCGCGTCCGTCTGGACGCGCATGAAGCGGGAGCGGTGGACGTACGCCTTCATCGTGCCGGGCGTGCTCTTCTTCGCGGTGTTCGCGTACATCCCGCTGCTCGGCAACGTGGTGGCGTTCCAGGACTTCTCGCCCTACTGGGGGATCTTCAACTCGGAGTGGGTCGGGTTCGACAACTTCGTCGCGATGATGTCCGACCCGCAGTTCATGCGGGCCCTGCGGAACACGCTGACGATCTCGTTCCTGCAGATCGCGTTCGCGTTCCCCGCCCCCATCCTGCTGGCGATCCTGCTCAACAGCCTGATCTCGGACCGCATCAAGCGCATGGTGCAGTCGATCGTGTACCTGCCCCACTTCATCTCGTGGGTCATCGTCATCTCGATCTGGCAGCAGGTGCTCGGCGGCGCCGGCCCGGTGGCCGACCTGTTCAGCCAGATCGGCGTCGACGGCGTCAACATCATGTCCAACCCGGACACGTTCAAGATCCTCGTGACCTCCCAGGTGATCTGGAAGGACATCGGCTGGGGCACGATCATCTTCTTCGCGGCGATCAGCGGGATCCCGAGCGAGCTCTACGAGGCCGCCGCCGCCGACGGCGCGGGCCCGATGCGCCGCATCTGGCACGTCACGCTCCCCGGCATGGTGCCGGTCATCACGCTGCTGCTCATCCTCACGATCGGCAGCGTGCTCACGGTCGGCTTCGAGCAGCTCCTGCTGCAGCAACCCGCCGTCGGCTCCGCCGCGGCCGAGGTCCTCGACACGTTCGTCTACTACCGCGGCATCCAAGGCGGTGACTGGGGTCTCGCCACAGCGGCCGGGCTCTTCAAGGGCGTGATCGGCACGATCCTCGTGGTCGCCGCCAACAAGTTCGCGAAACGACTGGGAACGGGAGGGCTGTTCTGA
- a CDS encoding carbohydrate ABC transporter permease produces the protein MAATVSTPRTTASGQELRPSPRRPVWMGRPSAGIQAGKALLIAVIVVIMLYPFLYVIAMSFASREAAAAGGFFPNEFSLEAYRSVLGGNVVTRALLVSIGITLVGTALSMLFTTTLAYGLMRTREVPGAKFVLVAVLCTMLFGAGIIPNYLLIRSLGLLDTYWALILPGLISAFNMVVVRNFFMGLPNELLESARIDGASDWRIFTGIILPLSKAVLAVVGLFYAVGYWNAFFNALIYLNDTSKWPIQVVLNQYVVQGSALTSVQAPDIPPPPPATVQMAIIVLATIPILIVYPFLQRYFTKGVLTGAIKG, from the coding sequence ATGGCCGCCACGGTGTCGACGCCCAGGACGACGGCGTCCGGTCAGGAGCTGCGCCCCTCGCCGAGGCGGCCGGTCTGGATGGGCCGCCCGTCCGCCGGCATCCAGGCGGGCAAGGCGCTCCTCATCGCCGTGATCGTCGTCATCATGCTGTACCCGTTCCTGTACGTGATCGCGATGAGCTTCGCCTCGCGCGAGGCGGCGGCCGCGGGCGGGTTCTTCCCGAACGAGTTCTCGCTGGAGGCGTACCGCTCGGTGCTGGGCGGCAACGTCGTGACCCGCGCGCTGCTCGTCTCCATCGGGATCACGCTCGTGGGAACCGCGCTGTCGATGCTGTTCACGACGACGCTCGCCTACGGCCTCATGCGCACGCGCGAGGTGCCGGGTGCGAAGTTCGTGCTGGTGGCCGTGCTGTGCACCATGCTGTTCGGCGCTGGAATCATCCCGAACTACCTGCTGATCCGCTCGCTCGGTCTGCTCGACACGTACTGGGCGCTGATCCTCCCCGGACTCATCTCGGCGTTCAACATGGTCGTCGTCCGGAACTTCTTCATGGGCCTGCCGAACGAGCTGCTGGAGTCGGCGCGCATCGACGGCGCGAGCGACTGGCGCATCTTCACCGGGATCATCCTGCCGCTGAGCAAGGCCGTGCTCGCCGTCGTCGGCCTGTTCTACGCCGTCGGCTACTGGAACGCGTTCTTCAACGCGCTCATCTACCTCAACGACACCTCGAAGTGGCCCATCCAGGTGGTGCTCAACCAGTACGTGGTGCAGGGCTCGGCGCTGACGTCGGTGCAGGCGCCGGACATCCCGCCGCCGCCGCCGGCGACCGTGCAGATGGCGATCATCGTGCTGGCCACGATCCCGATCCTCATCGTGTACCCGTTCCTGCAGCGCTACTTCACGAAGGGCGTGCTCACGGGGGCGATCAAGGGCTGA
- a CDS encoding TetR/AcrR family transcriptional regulator — protein sequence MTRDGDGAAGSTHGGAPDDGVQRQRTRRRRKEILDVASTTFAERGFYNSSLAEIAAEVGITAAGILHHFKSKDQLLTALLHARDQLPVEEGGHGSELHGRQFLRHLVDTAERNSARPNVTQLYAVLSAESVTRDHPAQEWFRSRYSGLRAMVVEALAEARDVGELRDDADLEETATAIIAVMDGLQIQWLLSPDEVDMAAVTRRTIDALLASLAPGGAKTGE from the coding sequence ATGACGAGGGATGGCGACGGAGCAGCCGGGAGCACGCACGGCGGTGCTCCCGACGACGGCGTCCAGCGCCAGCGCACGCGCCGGCGTCGGAAGGAGATCCTCGACGTCGCGTCGACGACGTTCGCCGAGCGCGGGTTCTACAACTCGTCGCTCGCCGAGATCGCGGCGGAGGTCGGCATCACGGCGGCCGGGATCCTGCACCACTTCAAGAGCAAGGACCAGCTGCTCACGGCCCTCCTGCACGCGCGGGACCAGCTCCCCGTCGAGGAGGGCGGCCACGGGTCCGAGCTGCACGGGCGGCAGTTCCTCAGGCATCTCGTGGACACGGCGGAGCGGAACTCGGCCCGCCCGAACGTGACGCAGCTGTACGCGGTGCTGTCCGCGGAGTCGGTCACGCGGGACCACCCGGCGCAGGAGTGGTTCCGCAGCCGGTACTCCGGTCTGCGGGCCATGGTCGTCGAGGCGCTGGCGGAGGCGCGCGACGTCGGGGAGCTCCGTGACGACGCCGACCTCGAGGAGACCGCCACGGCGATCATCGCCGTCATGGACGGGCTGCAGATTCAATGGTTGCTCTCTCCGGACGAGGTGGACATGGCAGCCGTCACCCGGCGCACGATCGACGCGCTGCTCGCGTCGCTGGCGCCCGGCGGGGCGAAGACGGGGGAGTGA